TTCGGTATGTTCTTCATCGGGGAATATCTTGGGATTACCCTTATCTCCGGAATGCTGGTAACACTGTATTTCGGCGGCTGGCTTGGACCTGCTTTTCTGCCCCCGGTGGTCTGGTTTGTAATAAAAACATTTGTCTTCATTATGCTGTTCATCCTGCTGCGTGCTTCCATGCCCAGGCCCCGGTACGATCAGCTGATGGAGTATGGCTGGAAGGTGCTGTTTCCGTTATCACTACTTAACCTTTTGGTAACTGCGGCAGTGAAGCTTTGGATGAAATAGATTTCAAACAACTTCAAATTCTCCGACAATGTTCAGTCTGATAAGAAGCATGTGGCTGGTATTTCTTCATATGTTTCATAAAAGAGAAACGTACCAATACCCTGAGCAAAAAGCGCCGCTGCCTGCCCGCTGGCGTGGCCGTATAGCGCTTACCCGCGATCCTGATGGCGGTGAACGCTGTGTGGGATGCTATCTGTGCGCAGCTGCCTGCCCGGTTGACTGTATTTCCCTGCAGACCACCGAAGATCAATCGGGACGAAGATATCCCGAATTTTTCCGGATCAATTTTTCCCGCTGTATTTTCTGCGGCTTCTGTGAAGAAGCTTGTCCTACCTACGCGATACAACTGCTACCTGATTTTGAAATGGCGGAATACGACCGCCAGCATCTTGTTTATGAGAAAGAAGATTTATTGATCAACAGCCAGGGAAAGTACCCGGGATATAATTATTACAACGTTGCCGGCCTCGCAATACAAGGTAAACAGAAAGGAGAAGCACAACAGGAAGAACCACCGGTGGATATTAAAAGTCTTATGCCATGATCGGACCTGCATTTTACATAGCTGCGCTGGTCGCCATCGTGGCCACAGTGATGGTGATCACCCGTTACAACATTATGCACGCTTTATTGTACCTGGTGGTGTCGCTGCTGGCAGTAGCAGTAGTACTTTATCTCTATGGTGCGCCTTTTATGGCTGCATTGGAAGTGATTATATACGCCGGCGCTATTATGGTGCTGCTGATCTTTTTTGTGATGATGCTGAACCTGGGCCGGGAGTCGGCTGTACGGGAGAAACTCTGGCTAAGGCCGGCGATATGGATATTACCGGCCGTGCTTTGCGCCATATTGCTGGGTGAATTGCTCTTCCTTGTTCTGCAGAATCACCAGCCCGTGGCGGAAATAAAAGAGGTAGATCCACGGGCAGTTGGAATGGC
The genomic region above belongs to Chitinophaga sp. 180180018-3 and contains:
- the nuoI gene encoding NADH-quinone oxidoreductase subunit NuoI, which gives rise to MFSLIRSMWLVFLHMFHKRETYQYPEQKAPLPARWRGRIALTRDPDGGERCVGCYLCAAACPVDCISLQTTEDQSGRRYPEFFRINFSRCIFCGFCEEACPTYAIQLLPDFEMAEYDRQHLVYEKEDLLINSQGKYPGYNYYNVAGLAIQGKQKGEAQQEEPPVDIKSLMP
- the nuoJ gene encoding NADH-quinone oxidoreductase subunit J, which produces MIGPAFYIAALVAIVATVMVITRYNIMHALLYLVVSLLAVAVVLYLYGAPFMAALEVIIYAGAIMVLLIFFVMMLNLGRESAVREKLWLRPAIWILPAVLCAILLGELLFLVLQNHQPVAEIKEVDPRAVGMALFGPYLLAVELAGILLMAGIVGAYHLGRQKEKTLHRFLENDTP